One Chryseobacterium sp. StRB126 genomic region harbors:
- a CDS encoding efflux RND transporter permease subunit — protein sequence MIKNFINRPVLSTVISILIVILGVLGLISLPVTQYPDIAPPTVSVSANYTGANAETVMKSVVVPLEEQINGVEGMDYITSSAGNDGSAQIQVFFKQGIDPDIAAVNVQNRVARATPLLPSEVTRSGVVTQKQQTSALMYMSFYSENKDLDDVYLQNFLNINIIPNLKRVNGVGDANVFGGKNYSMRIWLDPAKMAAYGVTPTDVTNAINEQSREAAAGSIGQNSGSSFEYIIKYVGKFNDKEQYDNIIIKALANGQNLMLKDVAKVELAGQSYTGIGENGNNPSISMGIFQTPGSNAQEIIKNIKTYLKSAEGTFPQGIKYTFNFDTNEFLEASIEKVVHTLIEAFILVFIVVYIFLQDFRSTLIPAIAVPVSIVGAFFFLNLFGYSLNLLTLFALVLAIGIVVDDAIVVVEAVHAKMEHGISDAKKATVEAMDEITGAIISITLVMAAVFIPVTFITGPTGVFYQQFGITLIIAIIISAINALTLSPVLCSLFLKPHAEHHEEYQNLNLLQKFFYKFNIAFKTTTERYGRGFVFLLRHKWVTLIIFAVTGAILFWASSSMKKGFVPTEDRGIIFTDVQLPPGASMERTYNALKTLQAKAMKVPGVQNVTISTGRGFLSGNGSNNGLAFVKLKPFEERKAGGQTSEDITKKLFGIVGSVPDAKVVFFQPPSVPGFGNSAGFEMVLLDKSGGDYADLDNKTNEFIGKLMQRPEIQFAQTSFNTKYPQYQMEINVPLAKQLGVSVNDILATMQGYIGGIYTADFTKYGKQFRVMVQALPENRKNIENLNQLYVRTGSGIMSPISQFVTLTKAYGPQSVSRYNLFTSVKVTGANSDGYSSGDAIAAVQQVADETLNQNYAVEFTGLTREELNSGSQTLLIFGLSLIFVYFILSAQYESYILPLIVIISLPLGVMGAYFGQKIMGLENNIYFQIALIMLVGLLAKNAILIVEFAVQRRHHGETIVMSAINAAKARVRPILMTSFAFIFGLLPLVLASGIGAVGNRSIATGAAIGLLIGTILGLFVIPVLYVIFETIQEKIKPLKKEDINLAE from the coding sequence ATGATAAAAAACTTTATTAACAGACCGGTTTTATCTACCGTAATTTCAATTTTGATTGTGATTCTCGGTGTGCTAGGGCTGATCTCGTTACCGGTTACACAGTATCCGGATATTGCACCGCCTACAGTGAGTGTTTCCGCCAACTATACGGGAGCCAATGCTGAAACGGTGATGAAAAGTGTAGTAGTACCTTTGGAAGAACAGATCAATGGGGTAGAAGGAATGGATTATATTACTTCCAGTGCCGGGAACGATGGTTCCGCCCAGATCCAGGTTTTCTTCAAACAAGGAATAGACCCGGATATTGCGGCAGTAAACGTACAGAACCGTGTGGCCAGAGCAACACCGCTTCTGCCGTCTGAAGTAACACGTTCAGGGGTGGTAACCCAGAAGCAGCAGACCAGTGCCCTGATGTATATGTCTTTCTACTCTGAAAATAAAGATCTTGATGACGTATATCTTCAGAACTTTTTGAATATTAATATTATTCCCAACTTAAAAAGAGTAAATGGTGTAGGGGATGCCAACGTTTTCGGAGGTAAAAACTACTCGATGAGAATCTGGCTGGATCCTGCAAAAATGGCTGCCTATGGAGTAACTCCTACAGATGTTACCAATGCGATCAACGAGCAGAGTAGAGAAGCTGCAGCAGGTTCCATAGGACAAAACAGTGGAAGTTCTTTTGAATACATTATCAAATATGTAGGTAAATTTAACGATAAAGAACAGTACGATAATATCATCATTAAAGCTCTTGCTAACGGACAAAACCTGATGCTGAAAGATGTTGCCAAAGTAGAACTGGCAGGCCAGTCTTACACAGGTATCGGGGAAAACGGAAACAATCCTTCCATCAGTATGGGGATCTTCCAGACTCCGGGATCCAACGCACAGGAGATTATTAAAAATATCAAAACTTATCTGAAATCTGCAGAGGGAACTTTTCCACAGGGAATCAAGTATACTTTTAACTTTGATACCAACGAATTCCTGGAGGCTTCTATTGAAAAGGTAGTACATACCCTGATTGAAGCCTTTATTCTGGTATTTATTGTAGTATATATTTTCCTTCAGGATTTCAGATCTACTCTGATTCCAGCCATTGCGGTACCGGTATCTATTGTAGGAGCGTTCTTTTTCCTGAATCTCTTCGGATATTCATTGAACCTCTTAACCTTATTTGCATTGGTACTTGCCATTGGTATTGTAGTGGATGATGCCATTGTGGTCGTCGAGGCTGTCCATGCGAAGATGGAGCATGGTATTTCAGATGCGAAAAAAGCTACTGTAGAAGCAATGGATGAAATTACGGGGGCTATTATTTCTATTACTTTGGTAATGGCAGCTGTATTTATCCCGGTAACCTTCATTACCGGTCCTACAGGTGTATTCTATCAACAGTTTGGTATTACACTGATCATTGCCATCATCATTTCTGCAATTAATGCATTAACGTTGAGTCCGGTTTTATGTTCATTATTCTTAAAACCTCACGCAGAGCATCATGAAGAGTATCAGAACCTAAACTTGTTACAGAAATTTTTCTATAAGTTCAATATTGCTTTTAAAACAACTACTGAACGTTACGGAAGAGGATTTGTTTTCCTTTTAAGACATAAATGGGTAACGCTGATTATTTTTGCGGTTACAGGAGCTATTTTATTCTGGGCAAGCAGCAGTATGAAGAAAGGGTTTGTACCTACAGAAGATAGAGGAATTATCTTTACAGATGTTCAGCTTCCTCCGGGAGCCTCTATGGAAAGAACCTACAATGCTTTGAAAACTCTTCAGGCTAAAGCTATGAAAGTTCCGGGAGTGCAAAATGTTACTATTTCTACAGGTAGAGGTTTCTTATCCGGAAACGGTAGTAACAACGGTCTTGCCTTTGTTAAACTGAAGCCATTTGAAGAAAGAAAAGCAGGTGGACAAACGTCTGAAGACATTACGAAGAAACTATTTGGAATAGTAGGATCTGTTCCTGATGCTAAAGTTGTATTCTTTCAACCGCCAAGTGTACCAGGATTTGGTAACAGTGCAGGTTTTGAAATGGTATTGCTGGATAAATCTGGTGGCGACTATGCTGATTTGGATAATAAAACCAATGAATTCATCGGTAAGCTGATGCAGAGACCAGAAATTCAATTTGCCCAAACATCATTCAATACCAAATATCCTCAGTATCAGATGGAGATTAATGTTCCGTTAGCTAAACAGCTTGGGGTTTCTGTAAATGATATTTTAGCGACTATGCAGGGGTATATTGGTGGTATTTATACTGCTGACTTTACCAAGTATGGAAAGCAGTTCAGGGTTATGGTTCAGGCTCTTCCTGAGAACAGAAAGAATATTGAAAATCTGAACCAGCTCTATGTAAGAACAGGATCAGGTATCATGTCTCCGATTTCACAGTTTGTAACATTGACAAAAGCCTACGGGCCACAATCTGTAAGCCGTTATAACCTGTTTACTTCAGTGAAGGTAACAGGAGCAAACTCCGACGGATACAGCTCCGGGGATGCGATTGCTGCAGTACAGCAGGTGGCTGATGAAACTCTGAATCAAAACTATGCGGTAGAATTTACAGGTCTGACCAGAGAAGAATTAAATTCAGGATCTCAAACACTTCTGATTTTCGGACTAAGTTTGATCTTCGTTTACTTTATCCTTTCTGCACAGTATGAAAGTTATATCCTTCCACTGATCGTTATTATTTCTCTTCCTCTTGGGGTAATGGGAGCTTACTTCGGACAGAAGATTATGGGATTGGAGAATAATATTTATTTCCAGATTGCCCTGATCATGCTGGTGGGACTATTGGCGAAAAACGCCATCCTTATCGTAGAATTTGCTGTTCAGAGAAGGCATCATGGTGAAACGATTGTAATGTCTGCAATCAATGCTGCTAAAGCGAGGGTGAGACCTATTTTAATGACATCATTCGCCTTTATCTTCGGTTTATTGCCGTTGGTGCTAGCAAGCGGAATTGGCGCTGTAGGTAACAGATCCATTGCAACTGGTGCAGCAATAGGATTGTTGATAGGAACCATCTTAGGATTATTCGTAATTCCGGTATTGTATGTAATTTTTGAAACCATACAGGAAAAGATCAAACCTCTTAAGAAAGAAGACATCAATTTAGCCGAGTAA
- a CDS encoding efflux transporter outer membrane subunit has protein sequence MKSLINIIKGITFSAIMLGAITSCMARKEYERPKNVVDEKLFRTDMLPSDSASVANISWKEIFTDPVLQGHISKALDNNLDIRIALQSINSAEAYLKQSKAAYAPTLSVGPNYTFQTQSLNTQFGQIIGERRYVNQFDITASLGWEADLWGKMKAQEKAQLATYLGTVAAHKAVKSGLVASIASAYYQLLTFDAQKKIITETIAIREKNLETTKALKASGTLTEVAVQQSEALVFNAKSLLIDIDTQIQLLENTMSLLMGEPSHTIERSTLEGQSLPIDLKLGYPAQLLANRPDVMRAEYSLMNAFELTNAAKAQFYPTLKLTGTGGLQSVDIDHLFNVNSLFANVVAGLAQPILNKRTIRTNYDVSLANQETAYLNFRKTVLTAGKEVSDAIRVFSVQDSFIQLKEKELNAYKNSVEYSQELVNYGMANYLEVLNASVNSLNAELNISNARYNKMKAAVELYQALGGGWK, from the coding sequence ATGAAGAGTTTAATAAACATCATAAAAGGAATAACTTTCTCAGCGATTATGCTGGGAGCCATCACGTCCTGTATGGCCAGAAAGGAATACGAAAGGCCGAAGAACGTTGTTGATGAAAAGCTTTTCCGTACAGATATGCTTCCTTCAGACAGTGCTAGTGTTGCCAATATCTCTTGGAAGGAAATCTTTACAGATCCGGTACTTCAGGGACATATTTCAAAGGCATTAGATAACAATCTGGACATCCGAATTGCGTTGCAAAGCATTAATTCTGCAGAAGCTTATCTGAAGCAAAGTAAGGCTGCCTATGCGCCAACACTTTCGGTAGGCCCCAATTATACTTTCCAGACACAGTCTCTTAATACTCAGTTTGGGCAGATCATTGGAGAAAGACGTTATGTCAATCAGTTCGACATAACAGCCAGTTTGGGTTGGGAAGCAGACCTATGGGGGAAAATGAAAGCGCAGGAAAAAGCGCAATTAGCAACATATTTAGGTACTGTTGCTGCTCATAAGGCTGTAAAAAGCGGACTTGTTGCCTCTATTGCCTCTGCTTATTATCAATTATTGACTTTTGATGCTCAGAAAAAGATTATTACAGAAACAATTGCAATTCGTGAGAAGAATCTGGAAACAACAAAAGCATTAAAGGCCTCCGGAACCCTTACAGAGGTTGCTGTACAACAGAGTGAAGCCCTGGTTTTCAATGCAAAATCTTTATTGATTGACATTGATACTCAGATTCAATTGCTTGAAAATACCATGAGTCTTTTAATGGGCGAGCCTTCTCATACGATTGAAAGATCTACTCTGGAAGGACAGAGTCTTCCTATCGACTTGAAACTAGGATATCCTGCTCAGTTACTGGCTAACCGTCCGGATGTAATGAGAGCAGAATACAGCTTAATGAATGCATTTGAGTTGACTAATGCTGCAAAAGCTCAGTTTTATCCAACATTAAAGCTTACAGGAACCGGAGGACTTCAGTCTGTAGATATCGATCACCTGTTCAATGTAAACTCATTGTTTGCGAATGTGGTGGCGGGATTAGCTCAGCCTATTTTGAACAAGAGAACCATCAGAACCAACTATGACGTAAGTCTTGCCAATCAGGAAACGGCTTATCTGAACTTCAGAAAGACAGTGCTTACGGCCGGAAAAGAAGTTTCTGATGCCATCAGAGTGTTCTCTGTTCAGGATTCATTTATTCAGCTAAAGGAAAAAGAACTGAATGCCTACAAAAATTCTGTAGAATATTCTCAGGAATTGGTAAATTATGGGATGGCCAACTATCTTGAAGTTCTGAATGCCAGTGTTAATTCATTGAATGCGGAACTGAATATTTCTAATGCAAGATATAACAAAATGAAGGCTGCCGTTGAGTTGTATCAGGCTTTGGGCGGAGGCTGGAAATAA
- a CDS encoding C1 family peptidase: protein MKNLKLFAIAFGMLSLSSCNRNEEEQNSQQPNQENQAKHSLGAVLVDEGTYNSYAKADIEALTLKFKGKSAKAVAASIPSSYIIPNTPQIVDQGQEGSCVAFATAYAASSILEYNFKGVTNPRSPEYVYNQIKINGCPNGTYVSLGLDLIKNQGVCSWNEMPYTDAECSTQPNATQKSAASTHKFTTWATVDKTDINNVKTLLSMNLPIVIAITVDGSFDSLSSANKWIWKSHSGTVRGGHAICVVGYDDTKQAFKVQNSWGKTWGDNGFFWIDYAFFAKTTKGAINESYVAYVQ, encoded by the coding sequence ATGAAAAATCTAAAACTATTCGCTATCGCATTCGGAATGCTATCTCTTTCTTCATGTAACAGAAATGAGGAGGAGCAAAATTCTCAACAGCCTAACCAGGAAAACCAAGCAAAGCATTCATTAGGAGCCGTACTGGTGGATGAGGGCACTTATAATTCGTATGCTAAAGCTGATATAGAAGCCTTAACATTGAAATTTAAAGGTAAATCAGCCAAAGCAGTAGCAGCTTCTATTCCATCAAGCTATATTATTCCAAACACACCTCAAATAGTAGATCAAGGACAGGAAGGTTCATGTGTTGCCTTTGCTACCGCTTATGCTGCTTCCAGTATTCTGGAATATAATTTTAAAGGGGTTACTAATCCAAGAAGCCCGGAATATGTATATAATCAAATAAAAATAAACGGCTGTCCTAATGGAACTTATGTATCCCTTGGATTAGATTTAATTAAAAACCAAGGGGTTTGCAGCTGGAATGAAATGCCATATACAGATGCAGAGTGCTCTACACAGCCAAATGCTACTCAAAAAAGTGCTGCAAGTACACATAAATTTACAACTTGGGCCACTGTGGACAAAACAGACATCAATAATGTAAAGACACTCTTAAGTATGAATTTACCCATAGTCATTGCAATTACGGTAGATGGGAGTTTTGATAGTTTAAGCTCTGCAAACAAGTGGATATGGAAAAGTCATTCCGGGACTGTAAGAGGAGGGCATGCCATTTGTGTGGTGGGTTATGACGATACTAAACAAGCCTTTAAGGTACAAAATTCATGGGGTAAAACATGGGGCGACAATGGATTTTTCTGGATAGACTATGCATTCTTTGCAAAGACTACAAAGGGTGCTATTAATGAATCTTATGTAGCATATGTTCAATAA
- a CDS encoding BtrH N-terminal domain-containing protein: MKIENLKPFNGQHCETTATGTLLLQLGIELSEPMLFGLGEGLGFIYWNMKTMDFPFIGGRVKPDILTQNIVRNLNLELMVKETSSPQKAWTSVKELLDKGQAVGLKMDCYHLEYFSNPFHFAGHYTAIYGYDDQNAFLIDTRQQGGQVQTSLESLALARAEKGPMASKNLYYTIKKTNQKFNLKKAILTAIRNNTNEYLNPPITNISYKGILKTSTEIVKWFHTSKDIESEFGLSAMMMEKAGTGGALFRNLYRDFLKESYELLNINQLQTGYEAFSEIAENWTAVSQLFEKVSETKDFKYVQEASEILKTISDKEKKAMKVLATLH; this comes from the coding sequence ATGAAAATAGAAAACTTAAAACCATTTAACGGACAGCATTGCGAAACCACAGCAACAGGAACTCTATTACTCCAACTAGGAATTGAACTTTCCGAGCCCATGCTTTTCGGGTTGGGTGAAGGCCTTGGCTTTATCTATTGGAATATGAAAACTATGGATTTCCCATTCATTGGCGGGCGGGTAAAACCTGATATCCTTACTCAAAATATAGTCAGAAACCTAAATTTGGAATTAATGGTTAAAGAAACTTCTTCTCCCCAAAAAGCCTGGACTTCTGTAAAAGAACTTCTTGATAAAGGACAAGCTGTTGGATTAAAGATGGATTGCTACCATCTGGAATATTTTTCAAACCCATTTCATTTTGCAGGCCATTATACTGCTATTTATGGGTATGATGATCAAAATGCTTTTCTCATAGATACAAGACAGCAAGGCGGCCAGGTACAAACGTCTTTAGAAAGCCTGGCTTTGGCCAGGGCTGAAAAAGGGCCTATGGCATCTAAAAATCTTTATTATACCATAAAGAAAACAAACCAAAAATTCAATCTGAAAAAGGCAATACTAACAGCAATCAGAAATAATACTAATGAATATCTAAATCCACCCATTACAAATATTTCTTACAAAGGGATTTTGAAAACAAGTACTGAAATTGTCAAATGGTTTCATACCAGTAAAGATATTGAAAGTGAATTTGGACTTTCAGCAATGATGATGGAAAAAGCAGGAACTGGAGGAGCCTTGTTTAGAAATCTGTATCGGGATTTTTTGAAAGAAAGCTATGAATTGCTTAATATTAATCAACTCCAAACAGGATATGAAGCATTTTCAGAAATTGCAGAAAACTGGACTGCCGTGTCTCAGTTATTTGAAAAAGTGAGCGAGACAAAGGATTTTAAATACGTCCAGGAAGCATCAGAAATTTTAAAAACAATATCGGATAAAGAAAAAAAGGCTATGAAAGTATTAGCAACACTCCACTGA
- a CDS encoding GNAT family N-acetyltransferase, with protein sequence MKLQIQPIGNAYSEQLIDLILTIQQKEFNIPITAEDQPDLKQIESFYYEGGGNFWGAFIDGELVGSIALVKFGERRGALRKMFVKKEFRGRELNIAQILLDTLIAFCRENGIEDLYLGTITVLRAAQRFYERNDFTKIEKETLPEGFPLMSADDIFYHLHID encoded by the coding sequence ATGAAATTACAAATTCAGCCTATAGGAAATGCTTATTCGGAACAGCTTATTGATTTGATTTTAACCATTCAGCAAAAAGAGTTTAATATCCCTATTACTGCAGAAGATCAGCCTGATCTGAAACAGATAGAAAGTTTTTATTACGAAGGTGGTGGGAATTTTTGGGGAGCTTTTATAGATGGAGAGCTGGTAGGCTCTATCGCGTTAGTGAAGTTTGGAGAAAGGAGAGGAGCGCTTAGAAAAATGTTCGTGAAAAAAGAATTCAGAGGCAGAGAACTGAATATTGCTCAAATCTTATTGGATACTTTAATTGCTTTCTGTCGTGAAAATGGTATTGAGGACTTATATTTGGGTACTATAACAGTATTGAGAGCAGCCCAGCGTTTTTATGAAAGGAATGATTTTACAAAAATCGAAAAAGAAACCCTTCCGGAAGGTTTTCCATTAATGAGTGCTGATGATATTTTTTATCACTTACATATTGACTGA
- a CDS encoding MarR family winged helix-turn-helix transcriptional regulator, whose translation MNVINEAGILALSTRLHRLSEQLRKDGALIYKSFGIDFELKWFPVIFTIYKKEGASVVEIANEIGYTHPSTITLLKELEKLELIQWEKDKQDERKRLFKLTLKGKELIEKMKPVWELMAKVLGDISDNKNNLLAAINEAEEKIANQSSYQRALQLKNSK comes from the coding sequence ATGAATGTTATTAACGAAGCAGGAATTCTTGCCTTATCTACAAGACTTCACCGTCTCAGTGAACAGCTGAGAAAAGACGGTGCTCTTATCTATAAATCTTTTGGAATTGACTTTGAGCTGAAATGGTTCCCGGTAATCTTTACGATCTACAAAAAAGAAGGAGCAAGTGTAGTAGAAATTGCCAATGAAATAGGGTATACTCATCCCTCCACAATAACCTTACTCAAAGAGCTTGAAAAATTGGAATTGATACAGTGGGAAAAAGACAAACAAGATGAACGTAAAAGATTATTTAAGCTCACCCTTAAAGGAAAAGAGCTTATTGAGAAAATGAAACCGGTATGGGAACTCATGGCGAAGGTATTAGGAGATATTTCTGATAATAAGAATAACCTGTTGGCAGCTATTAATGAAGCAGAAGAGAAGATTGCCAATCAGTCTTCATACCAAAGAGCTTTACAGCTTAAAAATTCAAAATAG
- a CDS encoding GNAT family N-acetyltransferase, with the protein MIRKAVHEDVFQAAQVLEEVKADMLNQGIDQWDQEYPNIKVLTEDIEKGEGFVFEEQGKVLAYMALNELCDEEYNDLNWTTPTPFIVIHRLYVKPTAQGKGISSKMIRYAEDFAVQNQYQSIRFDAFSLNNTANIVYTKKGYELVGTVRFRKGIFNCYEKAVK; encoded by the coding sequence ATGATTAGAAAAGCAGTTCATGAGGATGTTTTTCAGGCCGCTCAGGTACTTGAAGAAGTAAAAGCAGACATGTTGAATCAAGGAATTGACCAATGGGATCAGGAATATCCTAACATAAAGGTTCTTACAGAGGATATTGAAAAAGGAGAAGGGTTTGTTTTTGAAGAACAAGGAAAAGTACTGGCTTATATGGCCCTTAATGAATTATGTGATGAAGAATATAATGATCTGAACTGGACTACTCCTACACCATTTATTGTGATTCATCGTTTGTATGTAAAGCCTACAGCACAAGGAAAAGGGATATCGAGCAAAATGATTCGCTATGCAGAAGATTTTGCGGTTCAAAACCAATATCAATCTATACGTTTTGATGCTTTTTCTTTGAATAATACCGCTAATATTGTGTATACTAAAAAAGGATATGAGCTGGTTGGAACAGTCCGTTTTCGTAAAGGAATATTTAATTGCTATGAAAAAGCTGTGAAATAA
- a CDS encoding type VI secretion system Vgr family protein codes for MKEVKKVASKVNNAVNVVNTGKQFLNQPLLPNEPSIIKEKLWAKQPTSRIFNADSIPESAIAGINRVVKLDIHVEGKPIKYFKHFNLTQSTTKHHEFELILAHDTLGSAENHNLEEVQNFLGKRITVVFKYKDVEGGAERNFVGVITEVGFSQEKGSLGNLILSGFSPTILLDAAPHIQSFGGVQPMSLNSIANEVIKEGLGQGKYDFRVDARQGNVSYSCQYEETHYNYLARIAEAYGEQFFYDGEVLHFGQLPPQEKPVMLTYGSNLTDVKIKMRAQHVNPSFYGYNSSKNEKFKGGSSKINHTSDIAKRAYEISEKTFQTPSLRVAPIKAVSFMDIDASQKGAAGSKASEVFVTSGNTTVPFLYPGCIADIEMRKSDTNDTGYFTKLMLIEVTHQVDARGYYDGSFQAIAADTGFIPRPEFTVPVAEPQFGKVISNTDPENQGRVQVQLDWQSGQDTTEFIRVMSPDAGSSEKVGKNRGFMSIPEVGDQVIVNFVHLHPDRPFVMGGMYHGGIGAGGGTGNNIMSFSGRSGAELKYDNGAGSMNLKDQGGANMNFDGTGNATTNANSNHTVNAGSTNVINVGGKKDAPPQSLLKMDAGGNITLDGKTSITLKVGDNSITISEAGIMASAGKGIIDITALTGALGLSSKGGAMNISTDSPLTIKGGPSAVMSSGDTNIM; via the coding sequence ATGAAAGAAGTAAAGAAAGTTGCTTCCAAAGTGAATAATGCAGTGAATGTGGTGAATACAGGCAAACAATTCCTGAATCAGCCTTTGCTGCCGAATGAGCCATCCATTATTAAAGAAAAACTATGGGCAAAGCAGCCTACATCAAGAATATTTAATGCAGATAGTATTCCGGAAAGTGCCATTGCGGGAATCAATCGCGTTGTAAAACTTGATATTCATGTGGAAGGCAAGCCGATAAAATATTTCAAACACTTTAACCTCACCCAAAGCACTACCAAACATCATGAGTTTGAACTCATTCTGGCGCATGATACTTTGGGGAGTGCAGAAAATCATAATCTTGAAGAAGTACAGAATTTTCTTGGGAAAAGGATTACAGTAGTATTCAAGTATAAAGATGTAGAGGGTGGGGCTGAACGAAATTTTGTGGGGGTCATCACAGAAGTCGGATTCAGTCAGGAAAAAGGAAGCCTGGGAAATCTTATATTATCAGGATTCAGTCCAACCATCCTTTTGGATGCAGCTCCTCATATTCAAAGTTTTGGAGGAGTACAGCCCATGAGTTTGAACAGTATTGCTAATGAAGTCATTAAAGAAGGGCTGGGGCAAGGAAAATATGATTTCAGGGTAGACGCCCGTCAGGGAAATGTATCTTACAGTTGTCAATACGAAGAAACTCATTATAATTATCTGGCAAGAATCGCAGAAGCTTACGGGGAGCAATTCTTTTATGACGGGGAAGTACTGCATTTCGGACAGCTGCCTCCACAGGAAAAACCTGTGATGCTGACCTATGGAAGTAATCTCACGGACGTTAAAATTAAAATGAGAGCCCAGCATGTTAATCCATCATTCTATGGATACAACAGCAGCAAAAATGAGAAATTTAAAGGCGGAAGTTCAAAAATTAACCATACTTCAGATATCGCCAAGCGTGCCTATGAAATCTCAGAAAAGACTTTTCAGACGCCGTCTTTACGCGTTGCACCCATTAAGGCTGTTTCTTTTATGGATATTGATGCCTCACAGAAAGGTGCTGCGGGAAGCAAGGCTTCAGAAGTTTTTGTGACTTCAGGAAATACAACTGTACCATTCCTTTATCCGGGCTGTATTGCAGATATAGAAATGCGTAAATCAGATACTAACGATACCGGATATTTTACCAAGCTTATGCTGATAGAGGTAACCCACCAGGTGGATGCCCGTGGATATTACGATGGATCTTTTCAGGCAATAGCTGCTGATACCGGATTTATTCCAAGACCGGAATTTACTGTTCCGGTGGCAGAACCTCAGTTTGGGAAAGTAATTTCCAACACAGATCCTGAAAACCAAGGCCGTGTACAGGTCCAGCTTGATTGGCAGAGTGGGCAGGATACAACGGAATTTATCCGTGTGATGTCACCAGATGCCGGCAGCAGCGAAAAAGTAGGCAAGAACCGTGGCTTTATGTCTATTCCCGAAGTGGGAGATCAAGTGATTGTGAACTTTGTACACCTTCATCCGGACCGTCCTTTTGTCATGGGCGGAATGTATCATGGCGGAATTGGAGCTGGTGGCGGTACAGGAAATAATATCATGAGTTTCAGCGGCAGAAGCGGTGCAGAATTGAAATATGACAATGGTGCCGGATCTATGAATCTTAAAGATCAGGGTGGTGCCAATATGAATTTTGACGGAACCGGAAATGCAACCACTAACGCCAATAGCAATCATACCGTAAATGCAGGAAGTACCAATGTAATCAACGTTGGGGGTAAGAAAGATGCTCCACCACAATCCTTATTAAAAATGGACGCCGGCGGAAATATTACCCTTGATGGAAAAACAAGTATCACTCTGAAGGTAGGAGATAATTCTATTACCATATCTGAAGCAGGAATTATGGCATCAGCAGGAAAAGGAATCATTGATATTACTGCACTTACCGGTGCACTCGGACTTTCAAGTAAAGGAGGAGCGATGAATATTAGCACAGATTCTCCACTTACAATTAAAGGTGGGCCAAGCGCTGTAATGTCTTCCGGAGATACCAATATTATGTAA